Proteins encoded together in one Marinobacter sp. Arc7-DN-1 window:
- the mltF gene encoding membrane-bound lytic murein transglycosylase MltF yields the protein MSRFRTAIAGAPARTLLLLGVAFIITGCSRPTTLQEIREEGVLHVITRVAPSIYVEGEDGPTGYDYELVKLFAEGLGVKLRIRVAEDNTEILSVLEKNYAHIGMAGLSGQPALAGQYHTVPTGITAQSVLVYNRDVEGPDSLADLAGKPLHVVAESNHEDWLAEAQTEIPDLQWQVHPGLDAAGVLTRVESGEFPYAIISSNELDLNHVFYPMVKEAFAIGEPRKLAWFFPAAQDKSLAAAAEEFLEKLRANGTLAQISERFYGHLDRLNYVGARTFMHHVENRLPKYESLFRDYARDFSMDWRLLAAIGYQESHWRPNAVSPTGVRGLMMLTRNTASHIGINNRLDAEESIQGGAKYFKIVREKIPERIPEPDRTWFALASYNVGFGHLEDARRLTEGAGKDPDRWMDVKKFLPLLAQKEWYTKTRFGYARGQEPVVYVQNIRRYYDVLARLNEPGTPPPPPEKPQFVQMEEKRDNNNPAQDVYPESKLRAGLPPELGMIPPTL from the coding sequence TTGTCGAGATTTCGTACTGCGATAGCAGGCGCACCTGCCAGGACCCTTCTTCTCCTTGGTGTGGCCTTTATTATTACCGGTTGCTCACGGCCCACCACCCTTCAGGAAATCCGGGAAGAGGGTGTTCTGCACGTTATCACTCGCGTCGCGCCCTCGATTTATGTTGAAGGAGAGGACGGGCCGACGGGCTACGACTATGAATTGGTAAAGCTCTTTGCCGAAGGGCTGGGCGTGAAACTCCGCATCCGCGTTGCCGAAGACAATACAGAAATCCTCTCGGTGCTGGAGAAAAACTACGCCCATATCGGCATGGCCGGGCTCTCCGGGCAACCGGCGCTTGCCGGCCAGTACCACACCGTACCGACAGGCATTACCGCTCAGTCTGTTCTGGTCTACAATCGAGACGTCGAAGGCCCTGACTCTCTGGCTGATCTTGCGGGAAAACCACTCCACGTTGTTGCCGAAAGCAACCACGAGGACTGGCTCGCCGAGGCACAGACGGAAATCCCTGACCTGCAGTGGCAAGTCCACCCCGGCCTCGATGCCGCAGGAGTACTGACCCGGGTCGAAAGCGGAGAATTTCCGTATGCGATCATCTCCTCCAACGAACTGGACCTGAACCACGTCTTCTACCCCATGGTGAAAGAGGCCTTTGCTATCGGGGAACCCCGGAAGCTTGCCTGGTTCTTTCCCGCAGCCCAGGACAAATCACTGGCCGCCGCCGCTGAGGAGTTCCTGGAAAAGCTCAGGGCCAACGGCACTCTGGCCCAGATTTCCGAACGCTTTTACGGTCATCTCGACCGCCTGAATTATGTCGGGGCACGCACCTTCATGCACCACGTGGAAAACCGGTTGCCCAAATACGAGTCCCTGTTCCGTGACTATGCCAGGGATTTCAGCATGGACTGGCGACTGCTCGCCGCCATCGGCTACCAGGAGTCCCATTGGCGCCCCAACGCTGTATCGCCCACGGGCGTAAGGGGCTTGATGATGCTGACACGCAACACGGCCAGCCACATCGGCATCAACAACCGGCTGGATGCGGAAGAAAGCATTCAGGGCGGCGCCAAGTATTTCAAGATAGTGCGTGAAAAAATTCCGGAGCGAATCCCGGAACCGGACCGGACCTGGTTTGCCCTGGCCTCCTACAATGTTGGCTTCGGGCACCTTGAGGATGCCAGAAGGCTAACGGAAGGCGCTGGAAAGGATCCCGACCGGTGGATGGACGTGAAAAAATTCCTGCCATTGCTGGCCCAGAAGGAGTGGTACACGAAAACCCGTTTCGGCTATGCCCGGGGCCAAGAGCCGGTGGTCTACGTTCAGAACATCAGACGTTACTATGATGTGCTGGCCCGCCTCAACGAACCGGGCACGCCGCCACCTCCCCCGGAAAAACCGCAATTCGTTCAGATGGAAGAAAAAAGGGATAACAACAATCCGGCGCAGGATGTGTACCCGGAATCCAAGCTCAGGGCGGGCCTGCCGCCGGAACTGGGCATGATCCCACCCACACTCTGA
- a CDS encoding 3-hydroxyacyl-CoA dehydrogenase NAD-binding domain-containing protein, which produces MSAIRYELDSDQILTLTIDLPGQSANTMNAVFREALSETTAKVKGDLDNIRGVIIASAKKTFFAGGDLKELHKVTREDAKTFEDMVNGLKADMRFLETSGKPVVAAINGTALGGGLEIALACHHRVAINDDSIQLGLPEVTLGLLPGGGGTQRLPRMIGLEAAFPYLMEGKKLNPKAALKAGIVDELADSYEGMIAKARAFIDAHPKCQQPWDQKGFKIPGGAPHHPAMAQKLAIAPAMLKQKTKGCYPAPERILSAAVEGAQVDFDNGSLIETRYFAELVIGQVAKNMTGTFWFQLNAIKAGGSRPDGVEKETFRKVGVLGAGMMGAGIAYSTASRGIEVVLKDVSMENAEKGKSYSENLLARKVSRGRMTDGQKADILGRIKATDSAEDLEGCDLVIEAVFEDSELKARVTQEAEPWLVNNGIFASNTSTIPITQLAGASTKPENFIGLHFFSPVDKMQLVEIIVGEQTSDETLARSFDYVQQIGKIPVVVNDSRGFFTSRVFGTFVNEGICMLGEGIHPSSIENAGLLAGMPVGPLAISDEVSMTLMQHIRNQSKKDTETAGGTWNVHPAEAVIDAMVNEHGRKGKAAGAGFYDYPANGKKHLWPELENLFVDTRKARNVRLQELKDRILFIQAIETVRCLEEGVLRTVEDANIGSIFGIGYAPWTGGTLQFINQYGVRAFTERATELASVYGERFAPPRLLLERAESNSPFA; this is translated from the coding sequence ATGAGTGCCATCCGTTATGAACTGGATTCAGACCAGATCCTGACCCTCACCATCGACCTGCCTGGCCAGTCCGCCAACACCATGAATGCCGTCTTCCGGGAAGCCCTCTCGGAAACCACCGCGAAGGTCAAAGGCGACCTGGACAACATCCGGGGCGTGATCATTGCCTCGGCCAAGAAAACCTTTTTTGCCGGCGGTGACCTGAAAGAACTTCACAAGGTCACCCGGGAAGACGCCAAGACCTTTGAGGATATGGTCAACGGCCTGAAAGCCGATATGCGCTTCCTGGAAACCAGCGGCAAGCCGGTGGTCGCCGCCATCAACGGCACCGCCCTTGGCGGCGGGCTCGAGATCGCCCTGGCCTGCCATCACCGTGTTGCCATTAACGATGACAGCATCCAGCTGGGCCTGCCGGAAGTGACCCTGGGGCTGCTGCCCGGAGGTGGCGGCACCCAGCGGCTTCCGCGGATGATTGGCCTTGAGGCTGCCTTCCCGTACCTGATGGAAGGCAAGAAGTTAAACCCGAAAGCCGCCCTGAAAGCCGGCATTGTCGATGAGTTGGCGGATTCCTACGAGGGCATGATCGCCAAGGCCCGTGCCTTTATCGACGCCCATCCCAAGTGTCAGCAACCCTGGGACCAGAAAGGCTTCAAAATCCCAGGCGGCGCCCCCCATCACCCCGCCATGGCCCAGAAGCTGGCCATTGCCCCGGCCATGCTGAAACAGAAAACCAAAGGCTGCTACCCCGCGCCGGAGCGCATACTCTCCGCCGCAGTGGAAGGCGCCCAGGTGGATTTCGATAATGGCAGCCTGATCGAAACCCGGTATTTTGCCGAGCTGGTGATTGGCCAGGTCGCCAAGAACATGACCGGGACCTTCTGGTTCCAACTGAACGCCATCAAGGCTGGGGGCAGCCGCCCCGACGGCGTTGAAAAGGAAACCTTCCGCAAGGTGGGTGTGCTCGGTGCAGGCATGATGGGAGCAGGTATCGCCTACTCTACGGCCTCCCGCGGTATTGAGGTGGTTCTTAAAGACGTCTCGATGGAAAACGCCGAGAAAGGTAAAAGTTATTCGGAGAATCTGCTGGCCAGGAAAGTCAGCCGTGGCCGGATGACCGATGGACAGAAAGCCGACATTCTCGGCCGCATCAAGGCCACCGACTCCGCTGAAGATCTGGAAGGCTGCGATCTGGTGATTGAGGCCGTGTTCGAGGACAGCGAACTGAAGGCCAGGGTAACACAGGAGGCGGAGCCCTGGCTGGTGAACAATGGCATCTTTGCCTCCAACACCTCCACCATACCCATTACCCAGCTCGCAGGAGCTTCGACAAAGCCTGAGAACTTTATCGGCCTGCACTTCTTCTCCCCAGTCGACAAAATGCAGCTGGTGGAAATCATCGTTGGCGAACAAACCTCCGATGAAACCTTGGCGCGCTCATTCGATTACGTGCAGCAGATTGGCAAGATCCCGGTGGTGGTGAACGACAGTCGGGGCTTCTTCACCTCCCGGGTATTCGGCACCTTCGTTAACGAGGGTATCTGCATGCTCGGCGAGGGCATTCACCCTTCCAGCATCGAAAACGCCGGGCTACTGGCGGGCATGCCTGTGGGGCCGCTGGCGATATCCGATGAAGTCAGTATGACCCTGATGCAGCACATCCGGAACCAGAGCAAAAAAGACACCGAAACCGCAGGGGGCACCTGGAACGTCCACCCGGCGGAAGCGGTGATTGATGCGATGGTTAACGAGCATGGCCGCAAAGGCAAAGCAGCAGGCGCCGGATTCTACGACTACCCCGCCAACGGCAAAAAACACTTGTGGCCAGAGCTGGAGAACCTGTTCGTGGATACGCGGAAGGCCCGAAATGTCAGACTGCAGGAACTGAAGGACCGGATCCTATTCATCCAGGCCATTGAAACCGTCCGTTGCCTGGAAGAAGGTGTTCTGCGTACGGTGGAAGACGCCAACATCGGCAGTATTTTCGGGATTGGCTATGCGCCCTGGACTGGTGGCACCCTACAATTCATTAATCAGTATGGCGTGAGAGCGTTCACAGAGCGGGCGACAGAGCTTGCCAGCGTTTATGGCGAGCGCTTTGCTCCACCCAGACTGCTACTGGAGAGAGCCGAGAGCAACTCACCCTTCGCCTGA
- a CDS encoding DUF349 domain-containing protein — MAAFIQKLFRSRKTPDAAPKSRKAPQPAPVGQEDTRASQREEQLRTMEGSPSQDVLAKIAIEGATADIRQTAASRLTEESRLQQVQKRAKSKDKGVYQTVKLTLQKLREEQARQEGITQTIATLISHARNQAQSDDTKLYEARLDSLLKQWSEVETHASPEQAQTFLEAVHRCKERIAAIQSAAEDEKRQREQTLQRRETLNMLTSTLDDLKAQSPQTLPSQASLDALQKTQENRWLEATRDTAVEKQEQKTYETAMLALRNYLSAVRRINQERETIAELSAALDSKQDTSEDQRAQAKTLIQEIRWPEGYPSPALLEPLRKLAGKRKSPVEAPADQERQKALAARLHTDLQQLEEALEAKQLKESKQLFKTAQQHLRDLDHRHGKPFQARMQLLTGQLRELTDWQGFATEPKQIALCEQMEYLADQPMDPEAKAERIKELQNEWRDLGGSSDRSLWSRFKAASDKAYEPCKAYFSAKSGLKQANLEKRSAICEQLETFLDNADWSSIDWKATERIHQTARQEWKEAWPVEFRDNRQVQKRFDDLLKRLEAPLDEERRKNEGLKQEIVQTAQALVDHEPLQDAMNKAKALQTDWQAIGITRHREDRKLWQAFRKACDQIFARRDTERSEQQQAYRAADEAAKASLQQSSGVTGDSDEEAIMAALSALREIDAAALSKGVREQVQQEKQRLAQILSGLQLQSKMTSWRSLVLAAATGEAVIDAAPEHWSELADASDGQDPAELVIRAEILCGVPSPDSDQQRRMEIQVQRLADGMGSPDTSGDQLRDVEKLVANWCLGATGEAANRELAERLNGALSNLINS, encoded by the coding sequence ATGGCCGCGTTCATCCAGAAACTGTTCAGATCCCGCAAGACACCCGATGCTGCCCCGAAAAGCCGGAAAGCCCCCCAACCTGCCCCGGTCGGGCAGGAAGACACGCGGGCCAGCCAGAGAGAGGAGCAGCTCAGAACGATGGAAGGCTCCCCGTCACAGGATGTCCTGGCAAAAATCGCGATTGAGGGCGCAACGGCTGATATCCGCCAGACTGCCGCCAGCCGGTTGACCGAAGAAAGCCGCCTGCAACAGGTTCAGAAGCGGGCCAAGAGCAAAGACAAAGGGGTGTATCAGACCGTCAAACTGACGCTCCAGAAACTGCGGGAGGAACAGGCCCGCCAGGAAGGTATCACCCAGACCATTGCCACGCTCATCAGCCACGCCCGGAATCAGGCACAGAGTGACGATACCAAACTCTACGAAGCCCGGCTGGATTCCTTGTTGAAACAATGGTCAGAGGTGGAAACTCACGCCTCCCCCGAACAGGCCCAGACTTTCCTGGAGGCGGTTCATCGGTGCAAGGAGAGGATAGCGGCCATCCAGTCTGCTGCCGAGGACGAAAAACGCCAGCGCGAGCAGACATTGCAGCGCCGGGAAACCCTGAACATGCTAACCAGCACTCTGGATGATCTCAAGGCGCAGTCGCCGCAGACCCTGCCCTCACAAGCGTCCCTGGATGCCTTGCAGAAGACCCAGGAAAACCGGTGGCTTGAGGCAACCCGGGATACCGCCGTCGAAAAGCAGGAGCAGAAAACTTACGAGACCGCCATGCTCGCCCTGCGCAACTATCTGAGTGCGGTGAGGCGCATCAACCAGGAGCGGGAAACGATTGCCGAGCTAAGCGCGGCCCTCGACAGCAAGCAGGACACATCCGAGGATCAGCGCGCCCAGGCAAAAACACTGATCCAGGAAATCCGTTGGCCGGAAGGCTATCCCAGTCCGGCACTGCTTGAGCCACTTCGCAAGCTGGCTGGAAAGCGCAAATCCCCCGTTGAAGCGCCGGCGGATCAGGAACGACAAAAAGCCCTGGCGGCTCGCCTGCACACCGATCTGCAACAATTGGAAGAGGCCCTTGAGGCAAAACAGCTCAAAGAATCGAAACAACTGTTCAAGACGGCCCAGCAGCACCTGAGGGACCTTGACCATCGCCATGGCAAACCCTTCCAGGCCCGGATGCAGCTTCTGACCGGACAACTGAGAGAGCTTACCGACTGGCAGGGCTTTGCCACAGAGCCAAAGCAGATTGCCCTGTGTGAGCAGATGGAATACCTGGCCGACCAGCCCATGGACCCGGAAGCCAAGGCGGAGCGGATCAAGGAATTGCAGAACGAATGGCGGGATCTGGGCGGATCTTCAGACCGAAGCCTCTGGTCCCGTTTCAAAGCCGCTTCGGACAAAGCCTACGAACCCTGCAAAGCGTATTTCTCCGCAAAATCCGGGTTGAAGCAGGCGAATCTGGAGAAGCGATCCGCCATTTGCGAGCAACTGGAAACCTTCCTGGACAATGCCGACTGGTCTTCCATCGACTGGAAAGCCACCGAACGCATTCACCAGACCGCCCGCCAGGAATGGAAGGAAGCCTGGCCGGTGGAGTTCCGGGACAACCGGCAGGTTCAGAAGCGGTTCGATGATCTGCTTAAAAGACTGGAAGCGCCGCTGGATGAGGAGCGCCGTAAAAACGAGGGCCTGAAACAGGAGATCGTCCAGACAGCCCAGGCGCTGGTGGATCACGAACCTCTGCAGGATGCCATGAATAAAGCCAAGGCACTGCAAACTGACTGGCAAGCCATTGGCATTACCCGTCACCGGGAAGACCGCAAACTCTGGCAGGCCTTCCGCAAGGCCTGCGATCAGATATTCGCCCGCCGGGATACCGAACGCAGCGAACAGCAACAGGCTTACCGTGCCGCTGACGAGGCTGCGAAAGCCAGCCTGCAGCAATCGTCCGGGGTGACTGGCGACAGCGACGAGGAGGCAATAATGGCAGCGCTCTCCGCCCTCCGGGAAATTGATGCCGCTGCCCTTTCAAAGGGTGTCAGGGAGCAGGTTCAGCAGGAAAAACAGCGCCTGGCCCAGATTCTGTCAGGCCTGCAATTGCAGTCAAAAATGACGTCCTGGCGGTCGCTTGTGCTCGCAGCTGCGACCGGTGAGGCTGTGATCGATGCGGCCCCGGAGCACTGGTCTGAACTGGCAGACGCTTCAGATGGTCAGGATCCGGCTGAGCTGGTGATCCGCGCCGAAATCCTGTGCGGCGTGCCGTCACCGGATTCGGATCAGCAACGCCGGATGGAAATCCAGGTGCAGCGCCTGGCCGACGGAATGGGGTCCCCGGATACCAGCGGCGATCAACTCAGGGACGTGGAAAAGCTGGTAGCGAACTGGTGCCTGGGCGCGACCGGCGAGGCCGCGAATCGCGAACTGGCAGAGCGCCTGAATGGTGCACTTTCCAACCTGATCAACTCCTGA
- a CDS encoding regulatory protein RecX produces MAKQENQDDQEYKARATALRLLARREHSRLELNLKLRQRKVPGDVIEAVLDEYESEGWLDNNRFADVYARQRMDLGYGPLRILGELQQRGVHRSPVCLDDMAEEDWCQKAIDLREKRFGLADLSEDWDEKLRQARFLNRRGFSASQVERALEARSQ; encoded by the coding sequence ATGGCAAAACAGGAAAATCAGGACGATCAGGAATACAAGGCTCGGGCAACGGCCCTCAGGTTGCTGGCCAGGCGGGAGCACAGCCGTCTGGAATTGAACCTGAAACTCCGCCAGAGGAAAGTCCCGGGCGACGTTATCGAGGCTGTGCTCGACGAATACGAGAGTGAAGGCTGGCTCGACAATAACCGCTTTGCCGATGTCTATGCCCGCCAGCGAATGGACCTTGGCTATGGGCCCTTGCGAATTCTTGGGGAACTCCAGCAACGCGGGGTTCACCGCAGCCCGGTATGCCTGGATGACATGGCAGAGGAGGACTGGTGTCAGAAGGCCATCGATCTCAGGGAGAAGCGGTTTGGTCTGGCGGATCTCAGTGAAGACTGGGACGAGAAGCTTCGCCAGGCACGTTTTCTTAACCGGCGCGGGTTTTCGGCCAGTCAAGTGGAGAGAGCTCTGGAGGCCCGTTCACAGTAG
- a CDS encoding acetyl-CoA C-acetyltransferase → MTTEAYIFDAVRTPRGRGKKDGSLHSVKPITLLTTVLRALQERNSLDTAQIDDIVMGCVTAVGDQGADIAKTAALAADWDEKVAGVTLNRFCASGLEAVNLAAMKVRSGWEDMVVAGGVEAMSRVPMGSDGGAWATDPETNLHTGFMPQGIGADLIATLEGFSREDVDGFAVRSQQKAASAWQNGYFAKSIIPVTDQNGVVILDRDEHVRGNTTVESLAGLKPSFQMMGEMGFDGVAREKYHYVEKIDHVHHAGNSSGIVDGATALLIGSEAKGKAMGLKPRARVVATAVTSTDPTIMLTGPAPAARKALEKAGMTADQIDLFEVNEAFASVVMRFQRELSVPDEKVNVNGGAIAMGHPLGATGAMILGTLLDELERRELRYGLATLCVGGGMGIATIIERV, encoded by the coding sequence ATGACCACCGAGGCGTATATCTTCGATGCAGTCCGCACCCCCAGGGGGCGTGGAAAAAAAGACGGATCACTCCACAGCGTCAAACCCATCACGCTGTTGACCACGGTGCTCCGCGCGCTGCAGGAGAGGAACAGCCTGGACACCGCCCAGATCGACGACATTGTTATGGGCTGCGTGACCGCCGTTGGCGACCAGGGTGCGGATATTGCCAAGACTGCGGCCCTGGCGGCAGATTGGGATGAAAAGGTGGCGGGCGTCACCCTGAACCGTTTCTGCGCTTCCGGCCTCGAGGCGGTCAATCTCGCCGCCATGAAGGTGCGCTCGGGCTGGGAAGACATGGTGGTTGCCGGCGGCGTGGAAGCCATGTCACGGGTGCCCATGGGCTCCGATGGCGGCGCCTGGGCCACGGATCCGGAGACCAATCTGCACACCGGTTTCATGCCCCAGGGTATCGGCGCTGATCTGATCGCCACTCTTGAAGGCTTCAGCCGTGAAGATGTCGACGGTTTCGCCGTGAGATCCCAGCAGAAAGCCGCCAGCGCCTGGCAGAACGGCTACTTCGCAAAATCCATTATTCCGGTCACCGACCAGAATGGGGTTGTCATCCTAGACCGTGATGAGCACGTTCGCGGCAACACTACGGTTGAGTCCCTCGCCGGTCTCAAGCCCTCGTTCCAGATGATGGGCGAAATGGGCTTCGACGGCGTGGCCCGGGAAAAATACCACTACGTGGAAAAGATCGATCACGTGCATCACGCCGGCAACTCCTCCGGTATTGTCGACGGCGCCACCGCTCTGCTGATTGGCAGCGAAGCCAAGGGCAAGGCCATGGGCCTGAAGCCCCGCGCCCGCGTTGTCGCCACCGCGGTTACCAGTACAGACCCAACCATCATGCTCACCGGCCCTGCCCCCGCAGCCCGCAAGGCATTGGAAAAGGCAGGCATGACCGCCGACCAGATCGACCTGTTTGAAGTCAACGAAGCCTTCGCCTCAGTGGTGATGCGCTTCCAGCGGGAACTTTCGGTTCCCGACGAAAAAGTGAACGTGAACGGCGGCGCCATCGCCATGGGCCACCCGCTGGGTGCCACCGGTGCCATGATTCTCGGCACCCTGCTGGATGAGCTGGAGCGGCGAGAATTACGCTACGGCCTGGCCACCCTGTGCGTCGGTGGCGGCATGGGTATTGCCACCATCATCGAGCGCGTCTGA
- a CDS encoding late competence development ComFB family protein — protein MSLRDAIDNFYERLVVDAIDATREESDTADYLTDVMCVALNRLPTRYYRHSIDMMFYLADEELKEMKQKSLAAVKDAREFVREHQRQ, from the coding sequence ATGTCTCTGCGAGATGCAATCGACAATTTCTACGAACGGTTGGTGGTGGATGCGATTGACGCGACCCGTGAGGAGTCCGATACCGCAGATTATCTGACCGACGTCATGTGTGTGGCGCTAAACCGCCTGCCCACGCGCTATTACCGCCACTCCATCGATATGATGTTCTATCTGGCGGATGAAGAGCTGAAGGAAATGAAACAAAAATCCCTGGCCGCCGTGAAAGACGCCAGGGAATTTGTCCGGGAGCACCAGCGGCAGTGA